Proteins from one Deltaproteobacteria bacterium genomic window:
- a CDS encoding PEGA domain-containing protein produces MPRYILVCAVLFQAGCATILGHNHHTMTVTSTPAGASVFLNGAPMGQTPVQFVVQDLGTPNALKIRLEGYEDESQRVLRRVQTVAFCNLFNFICWGVDYLSDSMFEIKNNEVHFDLRPRLPAAAPPSPYPAAAPPGAPLPSPTAPVEALPAPPPGEGLEPPPELSAPPLVAPPDVP; encoded by the coding sequence ATGCCGCGGTACATCCTGGTCTGCGCCGTCCTCTTCCAGGCCGGCTGCGCAACCATCCTCGGCCACAACCACCACACGATGACGGTGACGAGCACCCCCGCCGGCGCCTCGGTCTTCCTCAACGGCGCCCCGATGGGCCAGACCCCCGTGCAGTTCGTGGTCCAGGACCTCGGCACGCCGAACGCCCTGAAGATCCGCCTCGAGGGCTACGAGGACGAGTCGCAGCGGGTCCTGCGCCGGGTGCAGACCGTGGCCTTCTGCAACCTCTTCAACTTCATCTGCTGGGGCGTCGACTACCTCTCGGACAGCATGTTCGAGATCAAGAACAACGAGGTCCACTTCGACCTGCGCCCCCGCCTGCCGGCCGCCGCGCCGCCGAGCCCCTACCCGGCCGCCGCGCCGCCCGGCGCCCCCCTGCCCTCCCCCACCGCCCCGGTGGAGGCGCTCCCCGCTCCCCCCCCGGGGGAGGGCCTCGAGCCGCCCCCCGAGCTCTCGGCGCCCCCGCTGGTGGCGCCGCCCGACGTCCCCTGA
- a CDS encoding radical SAM protein: MAEGPRPAESELPRVVDWTEITLTHRCNQRCFFCYEEARDNATEPDLERVKELLRATAGHAEQVVLCGKEILMRRDVPQIVAYASSLGLKAVVFTNGQALAREGVVEELAEAGCAGVAVSFHFPDAETFARGARISPKGFELILAGLRRVRDYNLAHPERPLPISTESDVFALNVGRLEEMRDTLREALEGAPWRMRLASLLPARTYDIGLDRVLDPLPARREEIAAFVESQPEGIPLGFVKVPLCLLPEGEEHRSLDAQYVYEGTRLTFNHAEADRISIDEASASITRDLASVMRLHPYRWVCRACALAPMCRFERVHWDHPGFGPDREQRPTPYRPEGVAPAALDGLPLPTRRRGAAEVLAPLGASTDGVGRVEALNTFLGGLRYPEEELLSALKELDTGSIRLVDAWSEGPPVLVVRLEIDGAPLDLHLGVPSLRPPFALVDYLDVRPLGDAPPPALLARALRHLATLVPPPPERWAEDTFFDDHLGRLYAALSPRLGEALWPGLGGLGPFASVGLSVDEDRGLHLSLEGPGGVKAELLAHGGDRAGAPPSLGLEVEAGAGAEDLRALLSALGIEASDLSAWQGAGGGLAARDEGAGWRAQGGGGREARGGGGDPSGALTIEVAPKERPEPRYRFHVARCLQGQSYFKRVGDLGLWYSHDHHDKVAEVCAGPILLAMEELAGTPPGAGTLERWAEGLEAASVARRVGGRLDWRLRWSD; this comes from the coding sequence GTGGCTGAAGGCCCGCGCCCCGCAGAGAGCGAGCTGCCCCGGGTGGTCGACTGGACCGAGATCACCCTCACCCACCGCTGCAACCAGCGCTGCTTCTTCTGCTACGAGGAGGCCCGGGACAACGCCACCGAGCCCGACCTCGAGCGCGTCAAGGAGCTCCTGCGGGCCACCGCCGGCCACGCCGAGCAGGTGGTCCTCTGCGGCAAGGAGATCCTCATGCGGCGCGACGTGCCGCAGATCGTCGCCTACGCCTCCAGCCTCGGCCTGAAGGCGGTGGTCTTCACGAACGGCCAGGCCCTGGCCCGGGAGGGGGTGGTCGAGGAGCTCGCCGAGGCTGGCTGCGCGGGGGTGGCCGTCTCCTTCCACTTCCCCGACGCGGAGACCTTCGCCCGCGGCGCGCGGATCAGCCCCAAGGGCTTCGAGCTGATCCTCGCGGGCCTGCGCCGGGTGCGCGACTACAACCTCGCCCACCCCGAGCGGCCCCTCCCCATCTCCACCGAGTCCGACGTCTTCGCGCTGAACGTCGGCCGCCTCGAGGAGATGCGCGACACCCTGCGCGAGGCCCTCGAGGGCGCCCCCTGGCGGATGCGCCTGGCGAGCCTCCTGCCGGCCCGGACCTACGACATCGGCCTGGACCGCGTCCTCGATCCTTTGCCCGCGCGGCGAGAGGAGATCGCGGCCTTCGTCGAGAGCCAGCCGGAGGGCATCCCCCTGGGCTTCGTGAAGGTGCCCCTCTGCCTCCTGCCCGAGGGGGAGGAGCACCGCTCCCTCGACGCCCAGTACGTCTACGAGGGCACCCGCCTCACCTTCAACCACGCCGAGGCCGACCGGATCTCCATCGACGAGGCCTCGGCCTCGATCACGCGGGACCTCGCGTCGGTGATGCGCCTGCACCCCTACCGGTGGGTCTGCCGCGCCTGCGCGCTGGCCCCCATGTGCCGCTTCGAGCGCGTGCACTGGGATCACCCGGGCTTCGGCCCCGATCGCGAGCAGCGCCCCACCCCCTATCGCCCGGAGGGCGTCGCCCCGGCGGCCCTCGACGGCCTGCCCCTCCCCACCCGGCGGCGGGGAGCGGCCGAGGTCCTCGCGCCCCTCGGCGCGAGCACCGACGGGGTGGGGAGGGTCGAGGCCCTGAACACCTTCCTCGGCGGGCTGCGCTATCCGGAGGAGGAGCTCCTCTCCGCGCTGAAGGAGCTGGACACCGGGTCGATCCGCCTCGTCGACGCCTGGAGCGAGGGCCCGCCGGTGCTGGTCGTGCGCCTGGAGATCGACGGCGCGCCCCTCGATCTCCACCTCGGCGTGCCCTCCCTGCGCCCGCCCTTCGCCCTGGTCGACTACCTCGACGTGCGGCCCCTGGGCGACGCGCCGCCCCCGGCGCTCCTCGCGCGGGCCCTGCGCCACCTCGCCACCCTGGTGCCGCCGCCCCCCGAGCGCTGGGCCGAGGACACCTTCTTCGACGATCACCTCGGGCGCCTCTACGCCGCGCTCTCGCCCCGCCTGGGCGAGGCGCTCTGGCCGGGCCTCGGCGGCCTGGGGCCCTTCGCCAGCGTGGGCCTCTCGGTGGACGAGGATCGCGGCCTGCACCTCTCCCTCGAGGGCCCGGGCGGAGTGAAGGCCGAGCTCCTCGCCCACGGTGGCGATCGCGCCGGGGCGCCGCCCTCCCTCGGCCTGGAGGTCGAGGCCGGCGCCGGCGCTGAGGACCTGCGCGCCCTGCTCTCGGCGCTCGGGATCGAGGCCAGCGACCTCTCCGCCTGGCAGGGCGCCGGGGGCGGCCTCGCCGCCCGGGACGAGGGCGCGGGCTGGCGCGCGCAGGGAGGCGGCGGCCGGGAGGCGCGCGGCGGGGGCGGCGATCCCTCCGGCGCCCTGACCATCGAGGTCGCGCCGAAGGAGCGCCCCGAGCCGCGCTACCGCTTCCACGTCGCCCGCTGCCTCCAGGGCCAGTCCTACTTCAAGCGGGTGGGCGACCTGGGGCTCTGGTACAGCCACGACCACCACGACAAGGTGGCCGAGGTCTGCGCCGGGCCGATCCTCCTGGCCATGGAGGAGCTCGCCGGGACCCCGCCGGGGGCCGGCACGCTGGAGCGCTGGGCCGAGGGCCTGGAGGCGGCCTCCGTCGCCCGGCGGGTCGGCGGCCGCCTCGACTGGCGGCTGCGCTGGAGCGACTGA
- a CDS encoding NAD(P)-dependent oxidoreductase, with amino-acid sequence MTKESVALLGTGIMGAAMGRNLLKAGHPLRVWNRTPEKAASLAADGAVVSASIEEALEGATVVLTLLADGPATREVMNAERVAGLAPGVLWIQSATVGVPEVTELSLLAREHGVAFVDAPVLGTRAPAEAGTLTLLASGEASTRERAAPIFEAVGSRTLWVGEAGAGTRLKLVVNNWIVGLTGVLGESLALAGELELDPALFFEAIEGGALDLPYARMKGEAMLARDYPTSFPLRLARKDARLIDGAARHATLPLLITRAVEHYLSIAQQEGHGDADFSAVFEAIRAARS; translated from the coding sequence ATGACGAAGGAAAGCGTCGCTCTCCTCGGAACCGGGATCATGGGCGCGGCCATGGGGCGCAACCTCCTGAAGGCCGGCCACCCCCTGCGAGTCTGGAACCGCACCCCGGAGAAGGCGGCCAGCCTCGCCGCGGACGGAGCCGTGGTCTCCGCCTCGATCGAGGAGGCCCTGGAGGGCGCCACGGTGGTGCTCACCCTCCTCGCCGACGGCCCGGCCACCCGCGAGGTGATGAACGCCGAGCGCGTCGCCGGCCTGGCGCCAGGGGTCCTCTGGATCCAGTCGGCGACGGTGGGGGTGCCCGAGGTGACCGAGCTCTCCCTCCTCGCCCGGGAGCACGGGGTCGCCTTCGTCGACGCGCCGGTCCTGGGCACCCGGGCTCCGGCCGAGGCCGGGACGCTGACCCTCCTCGCCTCCGGCGAGGCCTCCACGCGCGAGCGCGCCGCGCCGATCTTCGAGGCGGTGGGCAGCCGCACCCTCTGGGTGGGGGAGGCCGGCGCCGGCACCCGCCTGAAGCTGGTGGTGAACAACTGGATCGTCGGGCTCACCGGCGTCCTCGGCGAGAGCCTGGCCCTCGCCGGCGAGCTCGAGCTCGATCCCGCGCTCTTCTTCGAGGCCATCGAGGGAGGGGCGCTCGACCTGCCCTACGCCCGGATGAAGGGCGAGGCGATGCTGGCGCGGGACTACCCGACCTCCTTCCCGCTGCGCCTGGCCCGCAAGGACGCCCGCCTGATCGACGGCGCCGCCCGCCACGCCACCCTGCCCCTGCTGATCACCCGCGCGGTCGAGCACTACCTCTCGATCGCCCAGCAGGAGGGCCACGGGGACGCCGACTTCTCGGCCGTCTTCGAGGCCATCCGGGCCGCACGCAGCTAG
- a CDS encoding GMC family oxidoreductase — MKVHDGRAHAGDLELSCDLVIIGSGAGGAVVAAEAAEAGQDVIVLEEGGHVPASEYAGYSTLESMQALFRGGGTTFALGVGRSPFINVTMGRCVGGSSVITGGVCFRTPEHITDTWVKERRLKGLSSRALEPYFEEVEKAIHVETVPEEMRSGSTLLFGKGAAARGHPLEPIRRNTEGCHGCGRCNFGCPHQAKRSVDLNYLPRAVAAGARIHSGCLVEKITHAKGRATGVVGRLLGGRGDAPRGRLRVKARRVVLAAGSYHGPLVLQKSGLVGPSGQVGRNMTLHPGFRVMARFDEPVRGWAGSLQAAYSDAFEHERFTMIGLFLPPGVLAATLPGVGPGHLHHARHIPNLAVFGGIIHDEGGGRVRRGLGREPFVTYRMAPEDLAVVPKILREMGEIYLAAGAKELFLPILGLGGVSPERFRSLDLEKVKPRDLECSSQHPLGTCRMGESEKSSVVDEQGKLWGLEDLYVADGSIVPSSLGVNPQLTIMAMALKVARGMLEVPLS, encoded by the coding sequence GTGAAGGTCCACGACGGGCGGGCGCACGCGGGTGACCTCGAGCTCTCCTGCGATCTGGTGATCATCGGCTCGGGGGCCGGGGGCGCGGTGGTCGCCGCCGAGGCCGCCGAGGCCGGGCAGGACGTGATCGTCCTGGAGGAGGGCGGCCACGTCCCCGCCTCCGAGTACGCCGGCTACAGCACCCTCGAGTCGATGCAGGCGCTCTTCCGGGGCGGCGGCACCACCTTCGCCCTGGGCGTCGGGCGCTCCCCCTTCATCAACGTGACCATGGGCCGCTGCGTCGGAGGCTCCTCGGTGATCACCGGCGGCGTCTGCTTCCGCACCCCCGAGCACATCACCGACACCTGGGTGAAGGAGCGGCGCCTGAAGGGCCTGTCCTCGAGGGCCCTCGAGCCCTACTTCGAGGAGGTCGAGAAGGCGATCCACGTCGAGACGGTCCCCGAGGAGATGCGCTCGGGCAGCACCCTGCTCTTCGGCAAGGGCGCGGCCGCCCGCGGGCACCCCCTCGAGCCCATCCGCCGCAACACCGAGGGGTGTCATGGCTGCGGGCGCTGCAACTTCGGCTGCCCTCACCAGGCCAAGCGCTCGGTCGACCTGAACTATCTGCCGCGGGCGGTGGCCGCCGGCGCCCGGATCCACTCGGGCTGCCTGGTCGAGAAGATCACCCACGCCAAGGGAAGGGCCACCGGGGTGGTGGGCCGCCTCCTCGGCGGGCGAGGCGACGCGCCGCGGGGGCGCCTGCGCGTGAAGGCCCGGCGGGTGGTGCTCGCCGCCGGCTCCTACCACGGCCCCCTCGTGCTCCAGAAGAGCGGCCTGGTCGGGCCCTCGGGGCAGGTCGGCCGCAACATGACCCTCCACCCGGGCTTCCGGGTGATGGCCCGCTTCGACGAGCCGGTGCGGGGCTGGGCGGGCTCGCTCCAGGCGGCCTACAGCGACGCCTTCGAGCACGAGCGCTTCACCATGATCGGCCTCTTCCTGCCGCCGGGGGTGCTGGCGGCGACCCTGCCGGGGGTCGGGCCGGGGCACCTGCACCACGCCCGGCACATCCCCAACCTGGCGGTCTTCGGCGGGATCATCCACGACGAGGGCGGCGGCCGGGTGCGGCGGGGGTTGGGCCGCGAGCCCTTCGTGACCTACCGGATGGCGCCCGAGGACCTCGCGGTGGTGCCCAAGATCCTGCGGGAGATGGGCGAGATCTACCTCGCCGCCGGGGCGAAGGAGCTCTTCCTGCCCATCCTGGGGCTGGGGGGCGTCAGCCCCGAGCGCTTCCGCTCCCTCGACCTCGAGAAGGTGAAGCCCCGGGACCTCGAGTGCAGCTCCCAGCACCCCCTGGGCACCTGCCGGATGGGCGAGAGCGAGAAGAGCTCGGTGGTCGACGAGCAGGGCAAGCTCTGGGGCCTCGAGGACCTCTACGTGGCCGACGGCAGCATCGTGCCGAGCTCCCTCGGGGTGAACCCGCAGCTGACCATCATGGCGATGGCCCTGAAGGTCGCCCGGGGGATGCTGGAGGTTCCGCTCTCGTAG
- a CDS encoding VCBS repeat-containing protein: MIGRSIASLALGGSLLLAVACPHPPEGLFERVQRARILADRPTSVHASDLNADGWLDVVVGSDSDTPISMRTNQGDGRLGIALRLRLDTSEQVIDLQALNRSARGPTVAVLLSSGVALLTDPRGEGFSVPPDGRVARCQDCGAFVAGDFNGDGDDDLLVAGALVSDHYPGPGLDSVQLPRPPRLGVPPAPRAVDLDRDGTDDLIATRELLTGTEGVLLFGSDTGAFTPLALPPGIELASVLGAAEVDGDGLLDLVFAAPGILGVVLADGGAYDQIFTASLPELDPISLEVLDADGDGHDDLAVGSADHRVWIYLGSGGGSFLRPADLELPGPPVDLHHGDLDQDGQDELLIVTPTVGEEQAQLHVYRGGDLEEDVTLLQLF; this comes from the coding sequence ATGATCGGGCGTTCTATCGCCTCTCTGGCGCTGGGGGGGAGCCTCCTGCTCGCCGTGGCCTGCCCGCACCCCCCCGAGGGGCTCTTCGAGCGGGTGCAGCGGGCCCGGATCCTCGCCGACCGGCCCACCTCGGTGCACGCGAGCGACCTGAACGCTGACGGCTGGCTGGACGTGGTGGTGGGCTCGGACTCCGACACCCCCATCTCGATGCGCACCAACCAGGGGGACGGCCGCCTGGGGATCGCCCTGCGCCTGCGCCTGGACACCAGCGAGCAGGTCATCGATCTGCAGGCCCTGAACCGCAGCGCCCGGGGGCCGACCGTGGCGGTGCTCCTCTCGTCCGGGGTCGCGCTCCTGACGGATCCGAGGGGCGAGGGCTTCTCGGTCCCGCCCGACGGCCGGGTGGCGCGCTGCCAGGACTGCGGGGCCTTCGTGGCCGGGGACTTCAACGGGGACGGGGATGACGACCTCCTGGTCGCCGGCGCCCTGGTGAGCGACCACTACCCCGGGCCGGGCCTGGACTCGGTCCAGCTGCCCCGTCCGCCCCGCCTCGGGGTGCCGCCGGCGCCGCGGGCGGTGGACCTCGACCGGGACGGCACCGACGACCTCATCGCCACCCGCGAGCTGCTCACCGGCACCGAGGGGGTGCTCCTCTTCGGCTCGGACACCGGGGCCTTCACCCCCCTCGCCCTGCCGCCGGGGATCGAGCTGGCCTCGGTGCTGGGGGCCGCCGAGGTGGACGGGGACGGCCTCCTCGACCTGGTCTTCGCCGCCCCGGGGATCCTCGGCGTGGTCCTCGCCGACGGCGGCGCCTACGACCAGATCTTCACCGCCTCGCTGCCCGAGCTCGATCCGATCAGCCTCGAGGTCCTCGACGCCGACGGCGACGGGCACGACGACCTCGCGGTGGGCTCGGCCGATCACCGGGTGTGGATCTACCTGGGGAGCGGGGGCGGGAGCTTCCTGCGCCCGGCGGACCTCGAGCTGCCCGGCCCGCCGGTGGATCTCCACCACGGCGATCTCGATCAGGACGGCCAGGACGAGCTGCTGATCGTGACCCCCACCGTGGGGGAGGAGCAGGCGCAGCTGCACGTCTACCGCGGCGGCGACCTCGAGGAGGACGTGACCCTCCTCCAGCTCTTCTGA
- a CDS encoding gamma carbonic anhydrase family protein gives MLQSFRDIFPTVDSSAFVHERSFLAGDVVVGPESSIWPGASIRGDVGPIRIGARTNIQDNAVVHVTGGRSPTLIGDRVTVGHLALLHGCQVGDDCLIGMGSILLDDAKISPWSYVAAGSLVTPGKVFPEGVMIMGRPARVVRELTELDRQEIVQGALNYLELLPAYALPGTSSAR, from the coding sequence ATGCTGCAGTCCTTCAGAGACATCTTCCCGACGGTCGATTCTAGCGCGTTCGTGCACGAGCGCTCCTTTCTGGCCGGCGACGTGGTGGTCGGCCCCGAGAGCAGCATCTGGCCGGGGGCGTCGATCCGCGGCGACGTCGGCCCGATCCGGATCGGCGCCCGGACCAACATCCAGGACAACGCGGTGGTGCACGTCACCGGGGGCCGCTCCCCCACCCTGATCGGGGACCGGGTCACCGTGGGTCACCTGGCGCTGCTCCACGGCTGCCAGGTCGGCGACGACTGCCTCATCGGCATGGGGTCCATCCTCCTGGACGACGCCAAGATCTCGCCCTGGAGCTACGTGGCCGCCGGCAGCCTGGTCACCCCGGGGAAGGTCTTCCCCGAGGGGGTGATGATCATGGGCCGGCCGGCCCGGGTGGTGCGGGAGCTCACCGAGCTGGACCGCCAGGAGATCGTCCAGGGGGCCCTCAACTACCTGGAGCTCCTGCCGGCCTACGCCCTCCCGGGCACCTCTTCTGCCCGCTGA
- a CDS encoding knotted carbamoyltransferase YgeW: MANPAFPELNPTLLAALEGRSLQVTGDFDTDSLGAILDLADAFWALDRAGVRAPLCPNELAYALFFDQSTRTRSAWAGAAARLGMQPVIVDGSSTQVAHGETAEETGAMLGMNAHALGVRHDLILHQGRAFIGDILKGISDYLKATDDKRCVPIVNLQCDYDHPTQTLADLLHLRHRFGGVQGKKIAVSWAYSPSYAKPLSVPQGLITLLPRFGANVVLAHPPGYRLMDEALQKAEAGAKAGGGSFEIVDSMDAAFEGADVVYPKSWGPMELMEERLAAKDRADLAEIEARALDQNARHRDWICNEERLAKAAADPLYMHCLPADIGAEASSGVLEQYRVSLAEEANGKVYVIMALLAAAKVPGLAAKMDALRQEMKA, from the coding sequence ATGGCAAACCCCGCCTTTCCCGAGCTGAACCCGACCCTCCTCGCGGCCCTCGAGGGCCGCAGCCTGCAGGTCACCGGCGACTTCGACACCGACTCCCTGGGCGCGATCCTGGATCTCGCCGACGCCTTCTGGGCCCTCGATCGGGCCGGCGTGCGCGCGCCCCTCTGCCCCAACGAGCTGGCCTACGCGCTCTTCTTCGATCAGTCGACGCGCACCCGCTCGGCCTGGGCCGGCGCCGCCGCCCGCCTCGGGATGCAGCCGGTGATCGTCGACGGCAGCAGCACCCAGGTCGCCCACGGCGAGACCGCCGAGGAGACCGGCGCGATGCTGGGCATGAACGCCCACGCCCTCGGCGTGCGCCACGACCTGATCCTCCACCAGGGCCGGGCCTTCATCGGCGACATCCTCAAGGGGATCAGCGACTACCTGAAGGCGACCGACGACAAGCGCTGCGTGCCCATCGTGAACCTGCAGTGCGACTACGATCACCCGACCCAGACCCTGGCGGACCTGCTCCACCTGCGGCACCGCTTCGGCGGCGTGCAGGGCAAGAAGATCGCGGTCTCCTGGGCCTACTCGCCCTCCTACGCCAAGCCCCTCTCGGTGCCCCAGGGCCTGATCACCCTGCTGCCCCGCTTCGGCGCCAACGTGGTGCTGGCGCACCCGCCGGGCTACCGCCTGATGGACGAGGCCCTGCAGAAGGCCGAGGCCGGCGCGAAGGCCGGCGGCGGCAGCTTCGAGATCGTCGACTCCATGGACGCCGCCTTCGAGGGCGCCGACGTGGTCTACCCCAAGAGCTGGGGTCCGATGGAGCTGATGGAGGAGCGCCTCGCCGCGAAGGACCGCGCCGACCTCGCCGAGATCGAGGCGCGGGCGCTGGATCAGAACGCCCGCCACCGCGACTGGATCTGCAACGAGGAGCGGCTGGCCAAGGCCGCCGCCGACCCCCTCTACATGCACTGCCTGCCGGCGGATATCGGCGCCGAGGCCTCCAGCGGCGTGCTCGAGCAGTACCGGGTCTCCCTCGCCGAGGAGGCCAACGGCAAGGTCTACGTGATCATGGCCCTCCTCGCCGCCGCCAAGGTCCCGGGCCTCGCGGCGAAGATGGACGCCCTGCGGCAGGAGATGAAGGCGTGA
- a CDS encoding M20/M25/M40 family metallo-hydrolase, which produces MSELAKRVMELAARDRALAVEILAEVVRIPADFVDRPVDEGGDPACGLSNHEGPRLEYLKRRIVEIGAVRREEDVFFDGFGNLVWQVQDEDDGIPAAEKKVIYLDGHSDTVQALRPQWRQKTGGGLDAYDGLVDPEKLDRAFLRSELGYLPPDGEWEHLVFGRGTADQLSGVVSEVLATRILLELAPEGALRGCIVRAYASAAEEDNDGGGPMYIVKEEWPGAGPELIPDVVILTEGTGDANKGALGIYRGQRGRMQIEVEVIGRSCHGSMPWEGKNPLEFGAAILVEAARAYDAREGFLDDAFLGHGTRTASWAKLDTPSDCAVPERFVFRFDRRLTVGESAEVAVADVEGLPAVKAAREAGLTVNITVPTYDQPTWKGYRPGNAQIYPGWATPEEHPAIEAAVTAYREVVTPAIPEEAAQTGATLRREPRVDRWIFSTDGVGFPVPKDDTTIAVPATKQWVVSGEVKHPAMFGCGPGIEQNTHKIGECVDARELERAIAFLARFPSVFFGAE; this is translated from the coding sequence GTGAGCGAGCTCGCGAAGAGGGTGATGGAGCTGGCCGCGCGCGACCGCGCGCTGGCCGTGGAGATCCTGGCCGAGGTCGTGCGGATCCCCGCCGACTTCGTCGACCGTCCGGTGGACGAGGGCGGCGATCCCGCCTGCGGCCTCTCCAACCACGAGGGCCCCCGCCTCGAGTACCTCAAGCGCCGCATCGTCGAGATCGGCGCGGTGCGCCGGGAGGAGGACGTCTTCTTCGACGGCTTCGGCAACCTGGTCTGGCAGGTGCAGGACGAGGACGACGGCATCCCGGCCGCCGAGAAGAAGGTGATCTACCTCGACGGCCACAGCGACACCGTGCAGGCCCTGCGCCCGCAGTGGCGGCAGAAGACCGGCGGCGGCCTCGACGCCTACGACGGCCTGGTCGACCCCGAGAAGCTCGACCGCGCCTTCCTGCGCTCCGAGCTGGGCTACCTGCCCCCCGACGGGGAGTGGGAGCACCTCGTCTTCGGCCGCGGCACCGCCGACCAGCTCTCGGGCGTGGTCAGCGAGGTGCTCGCCACCCGCATCCTCCTCGAGCTCGCCCCCGAGGGCGCCCTGCGCGGCTGCATCGTGCGGGCCTACGCCTCGGCGGCCGAGGAGGACAACGACGGCGGCGGCCCGATGTACATCGTGAAGGAGGAGTGGCCGGGCGCCGGTCCCGAGCTCATCCCCGACGTGGTGATCCTCACCGAGGGCACCGGCGACGCGAACAAGGGCGCCCTGGGCATCTACCGGGGGCAGCGCGGCCGCATGCAGATCGAGGTCGAGGTGATCGGCCGCTCCTGCCACGGCTCGATGCCCTGGGAGGGGAAGAACCCCCTCGAGTTCGGCGCGGCGATCCTGGTCGAGGCGGCCCGGGCCTACGACGCCCGCGAGGGCTTCCTCGACGACGCCTTCCTGGGCCACGGCACCCGCACCGCCTCGTGGGCCAAGCTCGACACCCCGAGCGACTGCGCCGTGCCCGAGCGCTTCGTCTTCCGCTTCGATCGCCGCCTGACCGTCGGCGAGAGCGCGGAGGTCGCGGTGGCCGACGTCGAGGGGCTGCCCGCGGTGAAGGCTGCCCGGGAGGCGGGCCTGACGGTGAACATCACCGTGCCCACCTACGACCAGCCGACCTGGAAGGGCTACCGCCCGGGCAACGCCCAGATCTATCCGGGCTGGGCGACCCCCGAGGAGCACCCGGCGATCGAGGCCGCGGTGACCGCCTACCGGGAGGTCGTCACGCCGGCGATCCCCGAGGAGGCCGCGCAGACCGGCGCGACCCTGCGGCGCGAGCCGCGGGTGGACCGCTGGATCTTCTCCACCGACGGCGTCGGCTTCCCGGTGCCCAAGGACGACACCACGATCGCCGTGCCGGCCACCAAGCAGTGGGTGGTCTCCGGCGAGGTGAAGCACCCGGCGATGTTCGGC